In a single window of the Coffea eugenioides isolate CCC68of chromosome 3, Ceug_1.0, whole genome shotgun sequence genome:
- the LOC113766061 gene encoding uncharacterized protein LOC113766061, which yields MAEGTRMKSFEEQLRKQEARIQAVIDSLAADKQAMDERLEGNQREMRALMETNNSELKSFMSTQISSILRSLQGDRGILGNPTGSAERTPNHRSTGAQGVRQGEFGNSTRGDGQHWPVGVPRLDFPRFEGHSPKEWIRKCEKFFQLFHTPEDQQMDLVELHLEGKADLWYQNFKKDRGVVQWKDFGLEVCRRFSNVGEADAVEEFSKLSQSSTVLAYQEKFEELRSIVMLQVPELIESYYIASFLSGLKGEIKSAVKMHRPLSLQAAFEMARWQEHHLELLHKSNRTSLKSGPQSTPYGSTKGVQDPGVRQTCTLSPDYSRKSNPQQVFKKISPTEFQYRKDHNLCFRCGEKFSPGHNCKSRGIHMMLVDDGDKCDTDQTVEQTAEEEEVIEYVGNQQEHDVMLTLHAMSGELSSNIIKMQGRYKGYHLTILLDGGSTNCFIKRSVAQMYPEMVQRHRPFKVKIADGKELQCDRWIPRMQWDMQDHKFTHDVFVLDLEPDDLILGVDWMKSYSPITFDFKELHLSFEKEGEQVVLRGDSNTANVRMQQGLSAHKYVRHKIRKALQQSCMVQVHNSQVMSVPDSLTKLLAKYDDVFAEPKSLPPS from the coding sequence ATGGCGGAAGGAACTAGAATGAAGAGTTTTGAAGAGCAGCTCAGGAAACAAGAGGCTAGGATCCAAGCAGTCATTGATTCCTTGGCTGCGGATAAGCAGGCTATGGACGAACGGTTGGAAGGTAATCAAAGGGAGATGCGAGCTCTAATGGAAACCAATAACTCAGAGCTGAAAAGCTTCATGAGTACTCAAATCAGTTCCATTTTGAGGAGTTTGCAAGGTGACAGGGGCATTTTGGGAAATCCTACGGGCTCAGCAGAGAGGACTCCTAATCATCGCAGTACTGGAGCTCAAGGTGTTCGACAAGGTGAATTTGGCAATTCAACCAGAGGAGATGGCCAGCATTGGCCTGTGGGGGTCCCCAGGCTAGATTTTCCCAGGTTTGAAGGCCATAGTCCCAAGGAGTGGATCAGGAAGTGTGAGAAGTTCTTCCAACTGTTTCACACTCCTGAAGATCAGCAGATGGACTTGGTGGAATTGCATCTAGAAGGCAAGGCAGATCTCTggtatcaaaatttcaaaaaagacAGAGGGGTGGTTCAATGGAAGGATTTTGGTTTGGAGGTGTGTAGAAGATTCAGCAATGTAGGGGAAGCAGATGCTGTAGAGGAGTTCAGCAAGCTTAGTCAATCCTCCACCGTTCTGGCTTACCAGGAAAAGTTTGAAGAGTTGAGGTCAATTGTAATGCTCCAGGTGCCTGAATTGATCGAATCTTACTACATAGCTAGTTTTCTAAGTGGATTGAAGGGTGAAATCAAATCGGCTGTAAAGATGCATAGGCCACTTAGTCTACAAGCTGCATTTGAAATGGCCAGATGGCAAGAACACCACTTAGAGCTTCTCCACAAGTCCAATAGAACTTCACTCAAAAGTGGCCCACAATCAACTCCCTATGGTTCTACCAAGGGAGTGCAGGATCCAGGAGTAAGGCAGACGTGTACTTTGTCACCAGATTACAGCAGGAAATCCAATCCACAGCAGGTTTTCAAGAAGATCTCCCCTACTGAGTTTCAATACAGGAAGGACCATAATCTGTGTTTTAGGTGTGGAGAAAAATTCAGTCCAGGGCATAATTGCAAAAGCAGGGGAATCCACATGATGTTAGTAGATGATGGGGACAAATGTGATACAGATCAGACAGTAGAACAGACAGCAGAGGAAGAGGAAGTTATTGAGTACGTGGGGAACCAGCAGGAGCATGATGTGATGCTAACCTTGCATGCAATGTCAGGAGAATTATCATCTAACATCATCAAAATGCAGGGGCGGTATAAGGGTTATCATCTGACAATCCTTCTAGATGGAGGAAGTACTAACTGCTTTATCAAGAGATCTGTGGCTCAGATGTACCCAGAAATGGTGCAGAGGCATAGGCCTTTTAAGGTCAAGATAGCTGATGGCAAGGAGTTGCAATGTGACCGCTGGATTCCTAGGATGCAATGGGACATGCAGGACCACAAATTTACACATGATGTGTTTGTCCTGGATCTGGAACCTGATGATTTGATATTGGGGGTGGACTGGATGAAATCCTACAGTCCTATCACTTTTGACTTCAAGGAATTGCATCTGTCTTTTGAAAAGGAAGGGGAGCAGGTGGTGCTAAGGGGAGATTCCAACACTGCCAACGTTAGGATGCAGCAAGGCTTATCAGCTCACAAGTATGTCAGGCATAAGATCAGGAAGGCTCTACAGCAGTCTTGCATGGTGCAGGTTCACAATTCACAGGTAATGTCTGTACCAGATTCTCTCACTAAATTGTTGGCCAAATATGATGATGTCTTTGCAGAACCTAAATCTCTCCCTCCCTCCTAA
- the LOC113764684 gene encoding glycine-rich protein DC7.1-like: protein MGSKAILLLCLLAAVLMIASEVTARDLAENTNAAEKSTEGLEESKYYGGGGRYGGGGGHYGGGGGHYGGGGGHCYHGCCGQGYGGCRCCTYAGEPKDAGYTEPETKPQNK, encoded by the exons atgggttCCAAGGCAATTCTCCTCCTATGCCTTTTAGCAGCAGTTCTGATGATTGCCTCAGAGGTGACAGCCAGGGATTTGGCCGAAAATA CCAATGCAGCAGAGAAGAGCACTGAAGGCCTGGAAGAATCCAAGTACTATGGTGGCGGCGGCCGTTATGGTGGTGGAGGGGGCCATTATGGTGGTGGGGGCGGCCATTATGGTGGCGGTGGCGGCCATTGTTACCATGGTTGCTGTGGCCAAGGCTATGGAGGCTGCAGATGCTGCACATATGCTGGTGAGCCAAAGGACGCTGGTTACACTGAGCCAGAAACCAAACCGCAAAACAAATAG